ACCAGTAAAGTACTAAACCAGATGGGAACCAAGCCATAAATATTGAGAATACTACGGGCATATATTGCATGATTTTTTGTTGCATTGGATCTTGAATCGTCATCGGTTGCATTTTTTGCATTACATACATACTGATACCCATAAGTACTGGTAATACGAAGAATGGGTCCATTGCTGATAAATCTTGAATCCAGAAAACAAAAGGTGCATGGCGTAATTCAACACTTTCTAAGAATACCCAGTAAAGTGCTAAGAAAATTGGCATTTGTAGTATTAGTGGTAAACAACCGCCTGCTGGGTTGACCTTTTCTTTACGATACATTTCCATTGTGGCTTGTGACATTTTTTGTCTGTCATCACCAAAACGCTCTTTTAGTTGTGCCATTTTTGGTGCTAAATCACGCATTTTAGCCATTGAGGTATATTGCGCTTTAGTTAATGGGTACATACCACCTTTAACGATTAAGGTGATGATAATAATAGCTACACCCCAGTTAGTAACAAAACTTTGGATCGTTAGTAGTAACCAGAATAACGGTTGACTGATCATCCATAAGAAACCGTAATCTATGGTTAAGTCTAAGTTTGGTGCTATTTTCTCTAATACTTCTTGGTCTTTAGGGCCAGCATAAAATATTGCTGAAGTAGAACCTTGCTTACCAGCGTCAATGATTACAGCTGGAGCTTTAAAACCAATAACTGCTTCAAAGTTATTACTATACGTTGTATAAAGTTGGTTACTGTCTTTTGCGTTTGGTACCCAAGCTGAAACAAAGTAATGTTCAAGCATTGCAATCCAGCCGCCTGCAGTTACTGCATTTAAGTTTGCTTCTTCAATATCATCAAAATCGTATTTTTCGTAACGTTCTTCTGTTGTTGAGTAAGCAGCACCGCGGTAGGTAGGTAACATGCCACCACCAGTTTCTACTACGGTAGATTGTTTAAGTTGACCATACATTTGTACAGAAACGCTGTTAGCCGTGTTGTTGTCAATTAAGTAATCAACATTAACGCTGTAGCTATTTTTATTAAAAGTAAATCGTTTAGTCACTGACATGCCACTAACATCATGAAAAACTAAATCGACAATTAAGTTGTCATTTACTAATTCATAGCTGTTTTTCGCACTAGTATATATAGGACGGCCTTTGATTGTACGGTCAATACCGTTAGCGCCTGTTAAACCACTTTGAGCAATATATTTTTGATTACCATTTTGTAAAATAGTAAAAGGGATATCGTTACCTTGCTCAGTATCAAATTTTCGTAATTTAGCTTCAACAATATCACCACCTTGACTATTAATTTTTAAAATTAATGTATCTGTGGTCACTGTAATTAATTTGGCAGAAGTATTGGTTGATTTTATCGAGCTTACTTGGGCATCTGAAGATTCAGGCACGAAGTCTGCGTCGGCATTTTCAACTGACTGGTTTTGGCTAATACTTGTTTGCTCAGGAACTACGGCATTTTGTTGCTGCCATTGACTAAACAGTAAGTAGGTAACAACCATAAGCGCAATAAAAAGTAGACTGCGTTGGGATTCCATAAAATTAACTTCTCTTCTTTGTTGGCAGGGGATTATTTTCCCGTGCATAATTTAAATTTGATAAGTGCGTGGCATATTAATATAGGTTAGCTTGATAACCTACTATCTTTTAGTCTAGATAGGCTATTTACTCTTTTTTATTGGTGGAACCGGATCTTCGCCGCCATCATTGAGCGGATGACACCTTAAAATACGTTTGCTTGCTAACCAACCACCTTTTATTACACCAAAGCGATTGATAGCTTCAGTTGCATAGGCAGAACAGCTTGGAGTGAATCTACAATTAGAGCCTAGTAACGGACTGATAAAGCGTTGATAGCCTTTTATGCCGGTTATTACTAGTTTTTGTGGCGTTGAATTATTTTTCGCCATATTTTCTCTAATTCTTGATTAATCGTCTTGTTATCAAGTTGATCAATGCCAGATTTTACCATGACGACTATATCGATAGCAGGTAAATTATCTTGATTTAAGCGGAAACTTTCTCTGACTTGTCTTTTAACGCGATTACGTTGCACAGCAAGTTTTACTCGTTTTTTAGCAATAGCTAAGCCTAAACGGTTTTTTGCAACAGAATTATGTTTATCAGAGACGAAAGTATGAGGTTT
The DNA window shown above is from Colwellia psychrerythraea 34H and carries:
- the yidD gene encoding membrane protein insertion efficiency factor YidD; amino-acid sequence: MAKNNSTPQKLVITGIKGYQRFISPLLGSNCRFTPSCSAYATEAINRFGVIKGGWLASKRILRCHPLNDGGEDPVPPIKKSK
- the rnpA gene encoding ribonuclease P protein component, with translation MATYKFNRESRLLTPGHFQAVFSKPIRFGSRHFTLLVTPKPHTFVSDKHNSVAKNRLGLAIAKKRVKLAVQRNRVKRQVRESFRLNQDNLPAIDIVVMVKSGIDQLDNKTINQELEKIWRKIIQRHKN
- the yidC gene encoding membrane protein insertase YidC gives rise to the protein MESQRSLLFIALMVVTYLLFSQWQQQNAVVPEQTSISQNQSVENADADFVPESSDAQVSSIKSTNTSAKLITVTTDTLILKINSQGGDIVEAKLRKFDTEQGNDIPFTILQNGNQKYIAQSGLTGANGIDRTIKGRPIYTSAKNSYELVNDNLIVDLVFHDVSGMSVTKRFTFNKNSYSVNVDYLIDNNTANSVSVQMYGQLKQSTVVETGGGMLPTYRGAAYSTTEERYEKYDFDDIEEANLNAVTAGGWIAMLEHYFVSAWVPNAKDSNQLYTTYSNNFEAVIGFKAPAVIIDAGKQGSTSAIFYAGPKDQEVLEKIAPNLDLTIDYGFLWMISQPLFWLLLTIQSFVTNWGVAIIIITLIVKGGMYPLTKAQYTSMAKMRDLAPKMAQLKERFGDDRQKMSQATMEMYRKEKVNPAGGCLPLILQMPIFLALYWVFLESVELRHAPFVFWIQDLSAMDPFFVLPVLMGISMYVMQKMQPMTIQDPMQQKIMQYMPVVFSIFMAWFPSGLVLYWLVSNLISITQMKIIFAGIAKKKAEKAA